The nucleotide window GCAGGTGTTGCCGTCCGGCTGGTCCGGGCAATTGCCGCCGGTGCCGAAGGACATTTTGCCGGATGAGTCGCCGGCGGTGAACCCGTTTTTCCCCGGAATCATGGAGCAGATTCCGCCGAATACGGAAGGGCATGTGGACCTGGAGGATCCCGGCACGCAGCTCGTTTCTATCGTGGGCGGCAAGGCCGTTTTTAAGAATGACGAGGGCTACCGTCAGCTCGGTGTTGGAGACCTCGTGTACCTCGGGCAGATCACCGACATCGACCCGGCGGAAGGGCGGGTGTCCGCCCGTTTGAACAAGGGCGGCATCATCGATAATGTGGATCTCTCGCTGGACGTTCAGCAGGGGTATCGGCAGGCCATCGGAGGAACACTCCTGGCGCCGACCGGTAATCGGTAAGGTTTTTGATAGGGTTCTGAAAGTTCTATTATTTGTCCGGGGATAACGCTTTCTTGCGATCGTGGGTAGCTGCTCGCGGTCGTATGGCCTGCACCTCGCGCATACTGGCAATTCTCTGACGTGTGATATTAGGAGAGCATGATGAATTGGATTACCCGCATCTCGGCCCACACGCGGCCGTTCGTATGGATTTTTGTACTGGTCGTTGTTGGGATCGCAACACAGATTCCCGCGCAAGCGCAAGACCGGCCACCGCGGCAGATTCGGACATACGTTCCTCCGGATCAGCTCGTGTCGTTCCTGCCGTCGACGCCGTTCGATCAGTTCATTGAATTTATCAATCCCGTTTTCGAACGCGTCACGAACAAGCAGGTCATCGATCCCGAAGGGCGTACCGAGCCTATCGGGGTGACGATCACGAACTTGCAGTTCTTCGATGCGCTCGAGTTCGTGCTGGAACTCAAAGGCCTCACGTATCGCGAGACAGACGGCTATTTTATCATCCAGCTCGCGCAGCAGCAGCCGCTGGTGCTCAATGCCGACCAGGCCGCCGGCCGACCGATTGACCCCGCGGTGACGGCCATTGTGCCCGCCACGGCCGGCACGCGCGAAGTGCAGATCAACGCCGTGTTATTCGACGCCAACCTAACGAAATCGCTTGAACTCGGTATCGACTGGAGCGTGTGGTTCGGGCCCCAGGCCAGCCGGGGCGGCAGCGGCGGAGCGGGCGGCGGCGGCTCCGTCGGGGGCGGCTCGGGCGCCGGCAACTCCGGCAACCAGGACATCCCGCGGATCTTCATTAACACGGAGAACGTGTTCAACAGTGTCGATGAATACATCATCGGTCCGGATCAGATCAGCTTCACGGGGCTCACGCAGCTGGTCCGTGCGTTCGAGCAGGAAGGCCTCGGCGAGACGATCGCCAGCCCGACCGTTACCGTCCAGAGCGGGCAGTTGGGCAACATCCAGATCGGTAGCGACGTCCCCGTTCAGACGCGCGACTTCTCCGGCAACACCATCACCCAGTTCTTCTCGACCGGTATCATCATCGACGTCACGCCGACGGTGATCCGCGAGACCGTGACGGACTCGCTCGGCTCCGAGGTGATCGAGTTTATCCACCTGGATGTCGCCGTCGAAAACTCGAACAGCTCGCCCTCCGAAGCCGGCATCGTCATCGCCCGGAATCGCGCCGACACGCAGGTTCTGTTGCTCGACGGCGAGCAGACCATTATC belongs to Rhodothermales bacterium and includes:
- a CDS encoding type II and III secretion system protein, whose translation is MMNWITRISAHTRPFVWIFVLVVVGIATQIPAQAQDRPPRQIRTYVPPDQLVSFLPSTPFDQFIEFINPVFERVTNKQVIDPEGRTEPIGVTITNLQFFDALEFVLELKGLTYRETDGYFIIQLAQQQPLVLNADQAAGRPIDPAVTAIVPATAGTREVQINAVLFDANLTKSLELGIDWSVWFGPQASRGGSGGAGGGGSVGGGSGAGNSGNQDIPRIFINTENVFNSVDEYIIGPDQISFTGLTQLVRAFEQEGLGETIASPTVTVQSGQLGNIQIGSDVPVQTRDFSGNTITQFFSTGIIIDVTPTVIRETVTDSLGSEVIEFIHLDVAVENSNSSPSEAGIVIARNRADTQVLLLDGEQTIIGGLYTTQKTLTRRGVPILKDLPPWFFGLRYLFGYNRTDKTQRELLIIIQARLLDQLDVRTQRPFPDQMLERRRRQLEEDVRRVDAEKARQVKYPDND